A stretch of Pseudomonas sp. LRP2-20 DNA encodes these proteins:
- a CDS encoding benzoate/H(+) symporter BenE family transporter, which translates to MTDATSARLRPLADSSPSAVVAGFIAMLTGYTSSLVLMFQAGQAAGLTSAQISSWIWALSIGMAVCSIGLSLRYRTPITVAWSTPGAALLITSLGGVSYGEAIGAYITCAVLVVICGLTGSFERLVKRIPASLASALLAGILFKIGSEIFVAAQHRTLLVLGMFFSYLLVKRLSPRYCVLAALLVGTALSGALGLLDFSGFKLEVATPVWTTPSFSLAATISIGIPLFVVAMTSQNMPGVAVLRADGYQVPASPLISATGFASLLLAPFGSHGVNLAAISAAICTGPHAHEDPRKRYTAAVWCGIFYGIAGTFGATLAALFAALPKELVLSIAALALFGSIMNGLTVAMSEAREREAALITFMVTASGLTLFSIGSAFWGIVAGVLTLLILNPRGDRR; encoded by the coding sequence ATGACCGATGCCACTTCCGCACGCCTGCGGCCCCTGGCAGACAGCTCACCGTCGGCGGTGGTCGCCGGCTTCATCGCCATGCTCACCGGCTACACCAGTTCGCTGGTGCTGATGTTCCAGGCCGGCCAGGCAGCCGGCCTGACCAGCGCGCAGATTTCTTCGTGGATCTGGGCGTTGTCGATCGGCATGGCGGTGTGCAGCATCGGCCTGTCGCTGCGCTACCGCACGCCAATCACCGTGGCCTGGTCGACCCCCGGTGCGGCGCTGCTGATCACCAGCCTGGGCGGGGTCAGCTACGGCGAAGCCATCGGTGCCTACATCACCTGTGCGGTGCTGGTGGTGATCTGCGGCCTGACCGGCAGCTTCGAGCGCCTGGTCAAACGCATCCCGGCATCGCTGGCGTCGGCCTTGCTGGCCGGGATCCTGTTCAAGATCGGCAGCGAAATCTTCGTTGCCGCGCAGCACCGCACCCTGCTGGTACTGGGCATGTTCTTCAGCTACCTGCTGGTCAAGCGCCTGTCACCGCGCTACTGCGTACTGGCCGCCTTGCTGGTGGGCACGGCACTGTCCGGCGCCCTCGGCCTGCTGGATTTCAGCGGCTTCAAGCTGGAAGTGGCCACCCCGGTGTGGACCACGCCAAGCTTCTCGCTGGCCGCGACCATCAGCATCGGCATTCCCTTGTTCGTGGTCGCGATGACTTCGCAGAACATGCCTGGCGTGGCCGTGCTGCGCGCCGACGGCTACCAGGTGCCCGCCTCGCCGCTGATTTCGGCGACCGGTTTCGCCTCGCTGCTGCTGGCACCGTTTGGCTCGCACGGGGTCAACCTGGCCGCGATCAGTGCCGCGATCTGCACCGGGCCGCACGCCCATGAAGACCCGCGCAAACGCTATACCGCGGCAGTATGGTGCGGGATTTTCTATGGCATTGCCGGCACGTTCGGCGCCACCCTGGCGGCCTTGTTCGCAGCGCTGCCGAAGGAGCTGGTGCTGTCGATTGCGGCGCTGGCGTTGTTCGGTTCGATCATGAACGGGCTGACCGTGGCCATGAGCGAGGCAAGGGAGCGCGAGGCGGCGCTGATCACCTTCATGGTGACGGCCTCGGGGTTGACCCTGTTCTCGATCGGCTCGGCGTTCTGGGGGATCGTGGCGGGGGTACTGACCTTGCTGATCCTCAATCCACGGGGTGATCGACGGTAG
- a CDS encoding methyl-accepting chemotaxis protein, producing the protein MQAMQQMAAGLSGVVSGLQQGIEQLAGSAQALSAVTEQTNREVGSQKEETEQVATAMQQMTATVHDVARNAEEAAQAAQAADDKVDAGQRVVRESMQRIEQLATAADTASAGIDSLSAEIHTIGDVLAVIKSVAEQTNLLALNAAIEAARAGEQGRGFAVVADEVRALSRRTRQSTEEIERLVASLRGNAQQSVAQIRGSTELVRLAVADALQTESALGSIAVAVSLIQQMNQQIAAAAEQQSSVAEEISRSVTQIRGSADQAALAMQDNARSSIELAQLGSDLKGMVGHFRL; encoded by the coding sequence ATGCAGGCCATGCAGCAGATGGCCGCCGGGTTGTCCGGGGTGGTCAGTGGCCTGCAGCAAGGTATCGAGCAACTGGCCGGTAGCGCCCAGGCGTTGTCGGCGGTGACTGAGCAGACCAACCGGGAAGTTGGCAGCCAGAAGGAAGAAACCGAGCAGGTGGCCACCGCCATGCAGCAGATGACGGCCACCGTGCACGACGTGGCGCGCAATGCCGAAGAAGCCGCTCAGGCGGCGCAGGCGGCCGATGACAAGGTTGACGCCGGCCAGCGCGTGGTACGCGAAAGCATGCAGCGCATCGAGCAGCTGGCGACGGCAGCGGATACCGCCAGCGCCGGCATCGACAGCCTGAGTGCCGAGATCCACACCATTGGCGATGTGCTGGCGGTCATCAAGAGCGTGGCCGAGCAGACCAACCTGCTGGCGCTCAACGCGGCCATCGAGGCGGCCCGGGCGGGTGAGCAGGGGCGTGGTTTTGCGGTGGTGGCCGACGAGGTACGGGCCCTGTCCCGGCGTACCCGGCAGTCGACCGAGGAAATCGAACGGCTGGTAGCCAGCCTGCGTGGCAATGCCCAGCAGTCGGTGGCGCAGATCCGCGGCAGCACCGAGCTGGTGCGCCTGGCCGTGGCCGATGCGCTGCAGACCGAAAGCGCGCTGGGCAGTATTGCGGTGGCAGTGTCGTTGATCCAGCAGATGAACCAGCAGATTGCCGCGGCGGCCGAGCAGCAGAGTTCCGTGGCCGAGGAAATCAGCCGAAGCGTGACGCAGATCCGTGGCAGTGCCGACCAGGCGGCGCTGGCGATGCAGGACAATGCCCGGTCCAGTATCGAGCTGGCGCAGTTGGGCAGTGACCTGAAAGGCATGGTTGGGCATTTCAGGCTTTGA
- a CDS encoding SDR family oxidoreductase has protein sequence MSMTFSGRVALVTGGAAGIGRATALAFAREGLNVVVADLDPVAGEATVALIRQAGGQALFVACDVTQDAQVRQLHERTIEAYGRLDYAYNNAGIEIEKGRLAEGSEAEFDAIMGVNVKGVWLCMKYQLPLLLAQGGGAIVNTASVAGLGAAPKMSIYAASKHAVIGLTKSAAIEYAKKGIRVNAVCPAVIDTDMFRRAYEADPRKAEFAAAMHPVGRIGKVEEVAGAVLYLCSDGAAFTTGHSLTVDGGATAI, from the coding sequence ATGAGCATGACCTTTTCCGGCCGGGTAGCCCTGGTCACCGGCGGTGCGGCGGGTATCGGCCGGGCAACGGCACTGGCCTTTGCCCGCGAAGGGTTGAACGTGGTGGTGGCCGACCTCGACCCGGTCGCCGGCGAGGCCACGGTGGCCTTGATTCGCCAGGCCGGTGGCCAGGCGCTGTTCGTGGCCTGTGACGTGACCCAGGACGCCCAGGTGCGCCAGCTGCACGAGCGCACCATCGAAGCCTATGGGCGCCTGGATTACGCCTACAACAATGCCGGCATCGAAATCGAAAAGGGGCGCCTGGCCGAGGGCAGCGAGGCGGAGTTCGACGCCATCATGGGCGTCAATGTCAAAGGCGTGTGGCTGTGCATGAAGTACCAGCTGCCGCTGCTGCTGGCCCAGGGCGGTGGGGCGATCGTCAACACCGCCTCGGTGGCGGGCCTGGGCGCGGCGCCGAAGATGAGCATCTACGCCGCCTCCAAGCATGCGGTGATCGGCCTGACCAAGTCGGCGGCCATCGAATATGCCAAGAAGGGTATCCGGGTGAATGCCGTGTGCCCGGCGGTGATCGACACCGACATGTTCCGCCGCGCCTACGAGGCAGACCCGCGCAAGGCCGAATTTGCCGCCGCGATGCACCCGGTCGGGCGTATCGGCAAGGTTGAGGAAGTTGCCGGTGCGGTGCTGTACCTGTGCAGTGATGGCGCAGCATTCACTACCGGGCACAGCCTGACCGTGGATGGCGGAGCCACCGCGATTTGA
- a CDS encoding NADP-dependent oxidoreductase, translated as MTQTNRRFLLAKRPVGAVRRDDFTFETIPVEAPAAGQIQVRNLYLSLDPAMRGWMNEGKSYIPPVALGQVMRALGVGEVVASNHPDYKPGDHVSGALGVQDYFTGEPQGLHKIDPKLAPLPRYLSALGMTGMTAYFALLEVGQPKAGDTVVISGAAGAVGSIVGQIAKLKGCHVVGIAGGAQKCQYLKDELGFDGVIDYKAEDVLAGLKRECPKGVDVYFDNVGGEILDAVLTRINFKARIVICGAISQYNNKEAVKGPANYLALLVNRARMEGFVVMDHAKDYGKAAQEMAGWLAAGKVKSKEDVVEGLETFPETLLKLFSGENFGKLVLKV; from the coding sequence ATGACCCAGACCAACCGCCGCTTCCTGCTTGCCAAACGCCCGGTCGGCGCCGTGCGCCGTGACGATTTCACCTTCGAGACAATACCTGTCGAGGCCCCCGCCGCCGGCCAGATCCAGGTCCGCAACCTGTACCTGTCGCTGGACCCGGCCATGCGCGGCTGGATGAACGAGGGCAAGTCGTACATCCCGCCCGTCGCCCTCGGCCAGGTGATGCGCGCCCTGGGCGTCGGCGAAGTGGTCGCCTCCAACCACCCGGACTACAAACCCGGCGACCACGTCAGCGGCGCCCTTGGCGTGCAGGACTACTTCACCGGCGAGCCCCAGGGCCTGCACAAGATCGACCCCAAGCTCGCGCCCCTGCCGCGCTACCTCTCGGCATTGGGCATGACCGGCATGACCGCCTACTTCGCCCTGCTCGAAGTCGGCCAGCCCAAGGCTGGCGACACCGTGGTCATCTCCGGCGCAGCCGGTGCGGTGGGCAGCATCGTCGGCCAGATCGCCAAGCTCAAGGGCTGCCATGTGGTCGGCATTGCCGGTGGCGCGCAGAAATGCCAGTACCTCAAGGACGAACTGGGCTTCGACGGCGTGATCGACTACAAGGCCGAAGACGTGCTGGCTGGCCTGAAACGCGAATGCCCCAAAGGCGTTGACGTGTACTTCGACAACGTTGGCGGCGAAATCCTCGACGCCGTGCTCACCCGCATCAACTTCAAGGCACGCATCGTCATCTGCGGCGCCATCAGCCAGTACAACAACAAGGAAGCTGTCAAAGGCCCGGCCAACTACCTGGCGCTGCTGGTGAACCGCGCGCGCATGGAAGGCTTCGTGGTCATGGACCACGCCAAGGACTATGGCAAGGCCGCGCAGGAGATGGCCGGCTGGCTGGCCGCCGGCAAGGTCAAGAGCAAGGAGGATGTGGTCGAGGGGCTGGAGACGTTCCCCGAGACCCTGCTCAAGCTGTTCAGCGGCGAGAATTTTGGCAAGTTGGTGTTGAAGGTCTGA
- a CDS encoding SIS domain-containing protein — MNHLNIAKEALIAQAQAVSQLADRLDDNFQRAVELILSCQGRTVVCGMGKSGLIGQKMVATFASSGTPSFFLHPAEAFHGDLGMLKPIDVLILISYSGETEELIKLIPSLKSFGNKIIAMTGNGKSTLAKHADIWLDISVEREVCPNNLAPTTSTLATMAMGDALAVALIEAIQFKPMDFARYHPGGSLGRKLLTRVCDVMHSPAPVVQPTTGFHDCLLVMTHSRLGLAVVMDENKLVGIVTDGDLRRALLNNAGIIHESVAQFMTAHPHIIREEAQLSDAEAYMLENKIRALAVTNAEGAVVGVVEIFS; from the coding sequence ATGAATCACCTCAACATCGCTAAAGAAGCCCTCATCGCTCAAGCCCAGGCCGTATCCCAGTTGGCCGACCGCCTTGATGATAACTTCCAGCGCGCTGTAGAACTGATTCTCAGCTGCCAAGGTCGTACCGTGGTGTGTGGCATGGGCAAATCCGGCCTGATCGGGCAGAAGATGGTGGCCACCTTCGCTTCCAGTGGCACTCCCAGTTTTTTCTTGCACCCCGCTGAAGCCTTCCATGGCGACTTGGGCATGCTCAAGCCGATTGATGTGCTGATTCTCATCAGCTACAGCGGCGAAACCGAAGAGCTGATCAAGCTGATCCCGAGCCTCAAGTCTTTTGGCAACAAGATCATCGCGATGACCGGCAACGGCAAGTCGACCCTGGCCAAGCACGCCGACATCTGGCTGGACATCTCGGTCGAGCGCGAGGTATGCCCGAACAACCTGGCCCCGACCACTTCGACCCTGGCCACCATGGCCATGGGCGACGCTCTGGCAGTGGCGCTGATCGAAGCCATCCAGTTCAAACCGATGGACTTCGCCCGCTATCACCCCGGTGGCAGCCTGGGCCGCAAGTTGCTGACACGGGTGTGTGATGTGATGCACTCGCCGGCACCGGTTGTACAGCCGACTACCGGCTTCCATGACTGTCTGCTGGTGATGACCCACAGCCGTCTGGGCCTGGCCGTGGTGATGGACGAAAACAAGTTGGTGGGCATCGTGACTGACGGTGATCTGCGGCGGGCGCTGCTGAACAACGCAGGCATCATTCACGAAAGCGTTGCCCAGTTCATGACCGCCCATCCGCATATCATCCGGGAAGAGGCGCAGTTGTCCGATGCTGAGGCGTACATGCTGGAAAACAAGATCCGGGCACTGGCAGTGACGAATGCTGAAGGTGCCGTAGTAGGTGTAGTCGAAATCTTCAGCTGA
- the kdsA gene encoding 3-deoxy-8-phosphooctulonate synthase, which produces MIKITPTIECSNTAPFVLFGGINVLESEDLALTACAEYVRVTEKLGIPYVFKASFDKANRSSIHSFRGPGMEEGLRIFEKVKAEFGVPIITDVHEIHQCAPVAEVVDVLQLPAFLARQTDLVVALAKTGKPVNIKKPQFLSPSQMQNIVHKFKEAGNDQLILCDRGTCMGYDNLVVDMLGFGVMKRTCDNLPIIFDVTHALQNRDPSGAASGGRREQVVDLARAGMAVGLAGLFLEAHPNPDQAKCDGPSALPLDKLEPFLAQIKALDDLVKGFAPLVIA; this is translated from the coding sequence ATGATCAAGATCACCCCCACCATCGAGTGCTCCAACACCGCCCCGTTCGTCCTCTTCGGCGGCATCAACGTGCTCGAATCCGAGGACCTGGCCCTGACCGCCTGCGCCGAGTACGTTCGGGTTACCGAGAAACTTGGCATCCCTTACGTGTTCAAGGCCAGCTTCGACAAGGCCAACCGTTCCTCGATCCACTCCTTCCGTGGCCCGGGCATGGAAGAAGGCCTGCGCATCTTCGAAAAGGTAAAAGCCGAGTTTGGCGTACCGATCATCACCGACGTGCATGAAATCCATCAGTGCGCGCCGGTGGCCGAGGTGGTCGATGTGCTGCAACTGCCAGCCTTCCTCGCCCGCCAAACCGACCTGGTAGTGGCTTTGGCCAAGACCGGCAAACCGGTCAACATCAAGAAACCACAGTTCCTCAGCCCGTCGCAGATGCAGAACATCGTGCACAAGTTCAAGGAAGCCGGTAACGACCAGCTGATCCTCTGCGACCGCGGCACCTGCATGGGCTACGACAACCTGGTCGTGGATATGCTCGGTTTCGGCGTGATGAAGCGCACCTGCGACAACCTGCCGATCATCTTCGACGTCACCCACGCCCTGCAGAACCGCGACCCGTCCGGCGCTGCCTCCGGTGGCCGTCGCGAACAGGTGGTCGACCTGGCCCGTGCCGGCATGGCCGTTGGCCTGGCGGGCCTGTTCCTGGAAGCCCACCCGAACCCGGACCAAGCCAAATGCGACGGCCCGAGCGCATTGCCGCTAGACAAGCTGGAGCCATTCCTGGCACAGATCAAGGCGCTGGATGACCTGGTAAAAGGGTTCGCGCCGCTGGTTATTGCCTGA
- a CDS encoding glycosyltransferase family 2 protein, with protein sequence MSSQRHDVSDTPLVTVIIASYNHARYIEESINSVINQTYKHIELLVIDDGSKDDSPALLKRLQEQHGFDLRLQANQGLARTLNDAIARAKGSLIVPFGSDDIMLAHRIATQVEYMNGKPEVGICSANIETIDQDGNVMGAREQRNRNLPFRRLDFDDLFLDRKPGPMAATLMLRREALEKVGGFNTDIRLEDVYIELSIARAGYYIDVLGEVLAQYRDHPTNTFKNGRFMVDNVLRTFAVFSDHPHYEQVCMNFRNSMMLKYASRDKALSREILSQIPLKYWNRKTLRGVWRMVCS encoded by the coding sequence ATGAGTTCTCAGCGTCACGACGTTAGTGACACGCCGTTGGTGACTGTGATCATCGCGTCATACAACCACGCACGTTATATCGAAGAAAGCATCAACAGCGTCATCAACCAGACCTACAAGCACATCGAGCTTCTGGTGATCGACGATGGCTCCAAGGATGACAGCCCTGCATTGCTCAAGCGCCTGCAGGAACAGCACGGGTTCGATTTGCGCCTTCAGGCCAACCAGGGCCTGGCACGCACCCTGAACGACGCGATCGCCCGCGCCAAGGGCAGCCTGATCGTGCCATTCGGCTCCGACGACATCATGCTGGCACACCGTATCGCCACCCAAGTGGAATACATGAACGGCAAGCCTGAAGTGGGCATCTGCTCGGCCAACATCGAAACCATCGACCAGGACGGCAACGTCATGGGCGCGCGCGAGCAGCGCAACCGCAACCTGCCCTTCCGCCGCCTGGATTTCGACGACCTGTTCCTCGACCGCAAGCCAGGCCCCATGGCAGCAACCCTGATGCTGCGGCGCGAAGCCTTGGAAAAGGTAGGCGGCTTCAATACCGATATCCGCCTGGAAGATGTCTATATCGAACTGTCGATCGCCCGGGCCGGTTATTACATCGATGTACTGGGCGAGGTGCTGGCACAGTACCGAGACCACCCGACCAACACCTTCAAGAATGGCCGCTTCATGGTGGACAACGTACTGCGTACCTTCGCCGTGTTCAGCGACCACCCTCATTACGAACAGGTGTGCATGAACTTCCGTAACTCGATGATGCTTAAGTACGCCAGCCGCGACAAGGCATTGAGCCGGGAAATCCTTTCGCAGATCCCGCTCAAGTACTGGAACAGGAAAACCCTGCGCGGCGTGTGGCGGATGGTCTGCTCCTAA
- a CDS encoding O-antigen ligase family protein, whose amino-acid sequence MSIDVSVESPAQRWGRMINGYVLPLGWLVMLTGMFWAWDRTLYHKLFYALLALPTLVALVLQPRMLKALLNNPLFIAFVVFCAYTMLTITWSDAQGSVGSLIKRPLYIAMLLFSAGIITLQSPSLLHQCVHLAAKIVALAAFISVVFFVVYQMPAGAERLDGYGALYNPLLTGHVLGAFACIWLVSWFQARRLLDPMSLVCLAVLGVAILATGSRTPLVGLAAALIWLMIVGERKRRLLALAVVVVTLVGIALLYPEAITQRGVSYRPAIWMEALRQIGERPWLGHGYDAPMTVILPGVDFTLADPHNIELGVLYAGGIVGFALWMVLYGLAMYFCWAYRKHPGVCLAAAWLIFGFASGLTEGNAFMSRPKEHWFLIWMPIALVYAQSLIHWQRPRAA is encoded by the coding sequence ATGTCAATCGATGTATCGGTCGAATCCCCGGCGCAGCGCTGGGGGCGGATGATCAACGGCTATGTATTGCCGTTGGGTTGGCTGGTGATGCTTACCGGGATGTTCTGGGCCTGGGATCGCACGCTGTATCACAAGCTGTTCTACGCCCTGCTGGCGCTGCCGACATTGGTGGCGCTGGTGCTGCAGCCGCGCATGCTCAAGGCATTGCTCAACAACCCGCTGTTCATCGCCTTCGTGGTGTTCTGTGCCTACACCATGCTGACAATCACCTGGTCAGACGCGCAAGGCTCGGTGGGGAGCCTGATCAAGCGGCCGCTGTACATTGCAATGCTGCTGTTTTCGGCAGGCATCATCACCTTGCAGTCGCCATCGCTGCTTCATCAGTGCGTGCATTTGGCGGCCAAGATCGTGGCGTTGGCGGCGTTCATCTCGGTGGTCTTTTTCGTGGTCTACCAGATGCCTGCGGGGGCGGAGCGCCTGGACGGCTATGGTGCGCTCTACAACCCATTGCTGACTGGGCACGTGCTGGGTGCCTTCGCTTGCATCTGGCTGGTGTCCTGGTTCCAGGCCCGCCGTTTGCTCGACCCGATGTCGCTGGTCTGCCTGGCGGTACTGGGTGTGGCGATCCTGGCCACCGGTTCCAGAACACCCTTGGTCGGGCTGGCGGCCGCGTTGATTTGGTTGATGATTGTGGGGGAGCGCAAGCGGCGGTTGTTGGCCTTGGCGGTGGTGGTTGTCACCCTGGTTGGTATTGCACTGCTCTACCCGGAAGCCATCACCCAGCGCGGTGTGTCGTACCGGCCGGCCATCTGGATGGAGGCGTTGCGCCAGATTGGTGAGCGCCCGTGGCTGGGCCATGGTTATGACGCGCCGATGACCGTGATACTGCCTGGCGTGGACTTCACCCTTGCCGACCCGCACAACATCGAGCTGGGTGTGCTTTACGCGGGCGGCATCGTCGGCTTTGCCTTGTGGATGGTGCTTTACGGCCTGGCCATGTACTTCTGCTGGGCTTACCGCAAGCACCCAGGGGTTTGCCTTGCAGCAGCCTGGTTGATCTTCGGTTTCGCTTCGGGCCTGACCGAAGGCAATGCCTTCATGTCACGCCCGAAGGAGCACTGGTTCCTGATCTGGATGCCAATTGCGCTGGTCTACGCGCAGTCGCTGATTCACTGGCAGCGCCCGCGCGCTGCTTAG
- the pyrF gene encoding orotidine-5'-phosphate decarboxylase codes for MSACQTPLIVALDFPTRDAALKLADQLDPALCRVKVGKELFTSSASGIVETLCAKGFEVFLDLKFHDIPNTTAMAVKAAAEMGVWMVNVHCSGGLRMMAACREELAKRSGTQPLLIGVTVLTSMEREDLAGIGLDVDPQEQVLRLAALAEKAGMDGLVCSALEAPALKAAHPQLQLVTPGIRPAGSAQDDQRRILTPRQALDAGSDYLVIGRPISKAENPAQALAEVVAQIRN; via the coding sequence ATGTCCGCCTGCCAGACGCCCCTGATCGTCGCCCTGGATTTCCCTACTCGTGACGCCGCCCTGAAGCTGGCTGACCAGCTCGACCCCGCCCTGTGCCGGGTAAAAGTTGGCAAGGAGCTGTTCACCAGCAGTGCTTCGGGCATTGTCGAAACCCTGTGCGCCAAGGGCTTCGAGGTGTTCCTCGACCTCAAGTTCCACGACATCCCCAACACCACGGCCATGGCGGTCAAGGCCGCTGCCGAGATGGGCGTGTGGATGGTCAACGTGCATTGCTCCGGTGGCCTGCGCATGATGGCCGCCTGTCGCGAAGAGCTGGCCAAGCGCAGCGGCACGCAGCCGTTGCTGATCGGCGTGACGGTGCTGACCAGCATGGAACGTGAAGACCTCGCCGGCATCGGCCTGGACGTCGATCCGCAAGAGCAAGTGCTGCGTCTGGCGGCGCTGGCCGAAAAGGCCGGCATGGACGGCCTGGTGTGCTCGGCACTGGAAGCGCCAGCGCTGAAGGCCGCGCACCCGCAGCTGCAACTGGTCACCCCGGGCATTCGCCCTGCCGGCAGTGCCCAGGATGACCAGCGCCGTATCCTCACTCCGCGCCAGGCGCTGGATGCAGGTTCCGACTACCTGGTGATCGGCCGCCCGATCAGCAAGGCTGAGAACCCGGCGCAAGCGCTGGCTGAGGTTGTGGCACAAATTCGTAACTGA
- a CDS encoding DUF2897 family protein, giving the protein MPWYAWLILIIALGSIVGGLMMLRDTAKKLPLTEEQLRKVHERNAEADAKDAQDR; this is encoded by the coding sequence ATGCCCTGGTATGCCTGGCTGATACTCATCATAGCCCTCGGATCGATCGTCGGCGGGTTGATGATGCTGCGCGATACGGCGAAAAAACTGCCCTTGACTGAAGAGCAACTGCGCAAGGTACATGAACGCAATGCCGAGGCCGATGCCAAGGATGCCCAAGACCGGTAA
- a CDS encoding ComEA family DNA-binding protein: MRNTVLSYLLLPLFAGLAFSVSAAPADKPVTQPVSMVSQKSTGPALLNLNQADAATLQKELNGIGKAKAEAIVAYREANGAFASVDELLEIKGIGNALLERNRDKLSVE; this comes from the coding sequence ATGCGTAATACAGTTCTTTCCTACCTGTTACTGCCTCTGTTCGCCGGCCTCGCATTTTCGGTCAGCGCCGCGCCGGCGGATAAACCTGTCACTCAGCCAGTGTCGATGGTGAGCCAGAAAAGCACCGGGCCAGCACTGCTGAATTTGAACCAGGCCGACGCGGCAACCTTGCAAAAAGAGCTCAATGGCATCGGCAAGGCGAAAGCCGAAGCCATCGTGGCCTATCGCGAAGCCAACGGAGCGTTTGCTTCAGTGGATGAACTGCTGGAGATCAAGGGTATCGGGAACGCGCTGCTGGAGCGTAACCGTGACAAGCTGAGTGTGGAATAA